One genomic segment of Pseudorasbora parva isolate DD20220531a chromosome 6, ASM2467924v1, whole genome shotgun sequence includes these proteins:
- the LOC137078260 gene encoding C-type mannose receptor 2-like isoform X1, whose amino-acid sequence MRTAAHLVPQRRCPHKKAVVSLSAGALRQYYFGNQNLNWTEAQKYCRDNYTDLATITNTQDQNEAELVMNGGPNSVWIGLRSTKDSWIWSLSNLTFYTENEFQYRNWEPGQPQGDGNCAFMNNNGHWHDITCTSTMPFICYNASSKEFVPVQERKNWTEAQRYCRLYHTDLASVRNDTENEEIKDIIAHNPPSPNDGAWIGLRRLWFWSDNSTSRFTHWQDGEPNFEMLRDQVCTTIDTKYYQGRWTDEDCNLPYPFVCYDGK is encoded by the exons atgaGGACAGCAGCACATCTAGTTCCTCAACGAAGGTGCCCCCACAAAAAAG CCGTGGTCAGTTTGTCTGCAGGAGCTCTGCGTCAATATTACTTCGGGAATCAGAACCTGAACTGGACTGAGGCTCAGAAATACTGCAGAGACAATTACACAGATCTGGCCACGATCACCAACACACAAGATCAGAATGAGGCGGAGCTGGTTATGAATGGTGGCCCTAACAGTGTGTGGATTGGGCTGAGGAGCACAAAAGACTCATGGATATGGTCTCTGAGTAACCTCACGTTCTACACAGAGAACGAGTTTCAGTACAGGAACTGGGAACCAGGACAACCACAAGGAGATGGAAACTGTGCTTTTATGAATAATAATGGACATTGGCATGATATAACCTGCACTTCCACAATGCCATTCATCTGCTATAATG CCAGCAGTAAAGAATTCGTCCCTGTACAGGAGCGGAAGAACTGGACTGAAGCTCAGAGATACTGTAGACTGTATCACACAGATCTGGCCAGTGTGAGGAACGACACTGAGAATGAAGAGATTAAGGACATCATAGCACACAACCCACCGTCACCTAATGATGGAGCCTGGATCGGTCTGCGCAGACTCTGGTTTTGGTCAGATAACAGCACCTCCAGATTCACACACTGGCAAGATGGTGAACCCAATTTCGAAATGCTAAGAGATCAAGTCTGCACCACGATTGATACCAAATACTACCAAGGACGATGGACAGATGAGGATTGTAATTTACCATATCCTTTTGTGTGTTATGACGGTAAGTAG
- the LOC137078260 gene encoding C-type mannose receptor 2-like isoform X2: MEKIPLTSLLLSAVVSLSAGALRQYYFGNQNLNWTEAQKYCRDNYTDLATITNTQDQNEAELVMNGGPNSVWIGLRSTKDSWIWSLSNLTFYTENEFQYRNWEPGQPQGDGNCAFMNNNGHWHDITCTSTMPFICYNASSKEFVPVQERKNWTEAQRYCRLYHTDLASVRNDTENEEIKDIIAHNPPSPNDGAWIGLRRLWFWSDNSTSRFTHWQDGEPNFEMLRDQVCTTIDTKYYQGRWTDEDCNLPYPFVCYDGK; this comes from the exons ATGGAGAAAATCCCGCTAACGTCTCTCCTGCTCTCAG CCGTGGTCAGTTTGTCTGCAGGAGCTCTGCGTCAATATTACTTCGGGAATCAGAACCTGAACTGGACTGAGGCTCAGAAATACTGCAGAGACAATTACACAGATCTGGCCACGATCACCAACACACAAGATCAGAATGAGGCGGAGCTGGTTATGAATGGTGGCCCTAACAGTGTGTGGATTGGGCTGAGGAGCACAAAAGACTCATGGATATGGTCTCTGAGTAACCTCACGTTCTACACAGAGAACGAGTTTCAGTACAGGAACTGGGAACCAGGACAACCACAAGGAGATGGAAACTGTGCTTTTATGAATAATAATGGACATTGGCATGATATAACCTGCACTTCCACAATGCCATTCATCTGCTATAATG CCAGCAGTAAAGAATTCGTCCCTGTACAGGAGCGGAAGAACTGGACTGAAGCTCAGAGATACTGTAGACTGTATCACACAGATCTGGCCAGTGTGAGGAACGACACTGAGAATGAAGAGATTAAGGACATCATAGCACACAACCCACCGTCACCTAATGATGGAGCCTGGATCGGTCTGCGCAGACTCTGGTTTTGGTCAGATAACAGCACCTCCAGATTCACACACTGGCAAGATGGTGAACCCAATTTCGAAATGCTAAGAGATCAAGTCTGCACCACGATTGATACCAAATACTACCAAGGACGATGGACAGATGAGGATTGTAATTTACCATATCCTTTTGTGTGTTATGACGGTAAGTAG